One genomic segment of Impatiens glandulifera chromosome 6, dImpGla2.1, whole genome shotgun sequence includes these proteins:
- the LOC124943729 gene encoding agamous-like MADS-box protein AGL62: protein MVSKTSRGRQRIPLYKIEDNGRRSVTFSKRKYGILKKSSELSTLCGSNMALILFSESGRAYSFGNPNTNVIFDRFMGVVPERVFDSTFHELLEAQKAPHVPYMEAQIMEAEKTLAQEQHVGKTLSLEMTEHAKGKWWEQPVKEMNSVQLKRRKDKMEELKMVFEQEKELKMATENPLFLLAMTSQNPIYF, encoded by the coding sequence ATGGTGTCAAAAACAAGCAGAGGTCGCCAAAGGATTCCTCTTTACAAGATCGAGGATAATGGTAGGCGTTCTGTAACTTTTTCGAAACGTAAATATGgaattttaaagaaatcaagTGAGCTTTCTACTTTATGCGGATCGAACATGGCACTAATCTTGTTTAGTGAAAGCGGAAGAGCATACTCTTTTGGTAATCCTAATACAAATGTGATATTTGATCGATTTATGGGTGTTGTGCCCGAAAGGGTGTTTGATTCAACATTCCATGAACTCCTCGAGGCTCAAAAGGCTCCGCATGTTCCATATATGGAAGCTCAAATAATGGAGGCTGAAAAGACACTCGCTCAAGAGCAACATGTGGGAAAAACATTGTCACTAGAGATGACCGAACATGCTAAGGGAAAGTGGTGGGAGCAACCAGTTAAGGAGATGAACTCAGTGCAGTTAAAAAGGAGGAAGGATAAGATGGAGGAACTAAAGATGGTCTTTGAACAAGAGAAGGAGTTGAAGATGGCGACAGAAAATCCTTTGTTTTTGTTGGCTATGACTAGTCAAAacccaatttatttttaa